A portion of the Chromobacterium sp. IIBBL 290-4 genome contains these proteins:
- a CDS encoding extracellular solute-binding protein — protein sequence MKQQLMFAAALSALAGMAQAEEVVVYSARAEQLVKPLIDTYKKETGVTVKLVSDKEGPLMERMRAEGANSPADLLLTVDAGNLWQAEKLGLLRAVKSPTLDANIPAHLRDPNHQWYGLSIRARTLFYNTQKVKPGQLSSYADLADPKWKGKLCLRTSKKVYNQSLVAMMLADMGPAKTEQVVKGWVGNLATAVFPDDTKMLEAIAAGQCEVGIANTYYYGRLMEKSPKLPLGIFWADQAGKGTHVNISGAGVARYAKNEKGAVKFLEWLSSEKAQNLFADVNMEFPVNPKVKPDAKVAAWGDFKHNYINVSNAGARQAEAVKLMDRMGYK from the coding sequence TTGAAACAGCAACTGATGTTCGCCGCCGCGCTGTCGGCGCTGGCCGGCATGGCGCAGGCCGAAGAAGTCGTGGTTTACAGCGCGCGCGCCGAGCAATTGGTGAAGCCGCTGATCGACACCTACAAGAAAGAGACCGGCGTCACGGTGAAACTGGTGTCGGACAAGGAAGGCCCCTTGATGGAGCGCATGCGCGCCGAGGGCGCGAATAGCCCGGCCGATCTGCTGCTGACCGTGGATGCGGGCAATTTGTGGCAGGCGGAAAAGCTGGGTTTGCTGCGGGCCGTCAAGTCCCCGACGCTGGATGCCAACATCCCGGCGCATCTGCGCGACCCCAATCATCAATGGTATGGCCTGTCCATCCGCGCCCGCACGCTCTTCTACAACACGCAGAAAGTGAAGCCGGGCCAATTATCCAGCTATGCCGACCTGGCGGATCCGAAGTGGAAGGGCAAGCTCTGCCTGCGCACCTCCAAGAAAGTGTACAACCAGTCGCTGGTGGCGATGATGCTGGCGGACATGGGCCCGGCCAAGACCGAGCAGGTGGTCAAGGGCTGGGTCGGCAATCTGGCAACGGCGGTATTCCCGGACGACACCAAGATGCTGGAGGCGATCGCCGCCGGACAGTGCGAGGTGGGCATCGCCAATACCTATTACTACGGAAGGCTGATGGAGAAGTCGCCCAAGCTGCCGCTCGGCATTTTCTGGGCTGATCAGGCGGGCAAGGGAACCCACGTCAATATCTCCGGCGCCGGCGTGGCGCGCTACGCCAAGAACGAAAAGGGCGCGGTGAAGTTCCTGGAGTGGCTGAGCTCGGAAAAGGCGCAAAACCTGTTCGCCGACGTCAATATGGAGTTCCCGGTCAATCCCAAGGTGAAGCCGGATGCCAAGGTCGCCGCCTGGGGCGATTTCAAGCACAACTACATCAATGTCTCCAACGCCGGCGCGCGCCAGGCCGAGGCGGTGAAACTGATGGACCGCATGGGCTACAAGTAA
- a CDS encoding isochorismatase family protein, giving the protein MGQTALLVIDVQDSFLHRPYWDEGELPPYREAQLALIAGAEARGAPVINILHTDGDEPFRLESGLVKPQAWLRHQPATTFIKHVHNALTESGLQPWLQARGIRRLMISGIRTEQCCETTARVASDLGYEVDYVTEATLTFAMTHPLSGRVYSAAELRERTELVLAGRFATIVTVEQALQRMEAAGALAV; this is encoded by the coding sequence ATGGGACAGACAGCTTTGTTGGTCATCGATGTGCAGGATTCGTTTTTGCATCGGCCCTATTGGGACGAGGGCGAGCTGCCGCCTTACCGCGAGGCGCAACTGGCGCTGATCGCCGGGGCCGAGGCGCGCGGCGCGCCGGTGATCAATATCCTGCATACCGACGGCGACGAGCCGTTCCGGCTGGAGTCGGGCCTGGTGAAGCCGCAAGCCTGGCTGAGGCATCAGCCGGCGACCACCTTCATCAAGCATGTGCATAACGCCTTGACGGAGTCCGGCTTGCAGCCCTGGCTGCAGGCGCGCGGCATCCGAAGATTGATGATTTCCGGCATCCGCACCGAACAGTGCTGCGAAACCACCGCGCGGGTGGCGTCCGATCTGGGTTACGAGGTGGATTACGTCACCGAGGCGACCCTGACTTTTGCCATGACCCATCCGCTCAGCGGCCGCGTATATAGCGCAGCCGAGCTGCGGGAGCGGACCGAGCTGGTGTTGGCGGGGCGCTTCGCGACCATCGTGACGGTGGAGCAGGCCTTGCAAAGAATGGAAGCGGCCGGCGCGCTTGCGGTTTGA
- a CDS encoding DUF1737 domain-containing protein yields MSQPFSLSPPEGLPVYRLLTGPDDAAFCRRVSEALALGYRLHGSPAATFNGERVIVAQPVLWPGASHAAD; encoded by the coding sequence ATGTCCCAGCCATTCAGTCTTTCGCCGCCGGAGGGCTTGCCCGTCTATCGCCTGCTGACCGGACCCGACGACGCGGCATTTTGCCGCCGCGTCAGCGAAGCGCTGGCGCTGGGCTATCGGCTGCATGGTTCGCCGGCCGCCACCTTCAACGGAGAAAGGGTGATCGTGGCGCAGCCGGTATTGTGGCCGGGGGCGAGCCATGCCGCTGATTGA
- a CDS encoding PLP-dependent aminotransferase family protein produces the protein MTSSASTLYQQLADDLSLAISRGTLQPGARLPSVRRTAHSRQLSLNTVVSAYRVLEDRGLIEARPQSGYFVRARLPSPARQTGTESSPASPTKNAVLDLIGTVLQAQQTDGFIDLALACPRGGDFYPGNKLARLMGQILRRQPGMVSTYALPPGSERLRTQIARRGMDLGMALQPDNIILTHGCMEALQLALRAVTRHGDAVGLESPTYFNLLPLLASLGLKAVEIPTDPQTGLSIDAVEVLLEEKRIQALVAMPNVHNPLGCCMPLENKKRLARLVNRHQVPLIEDALYAELQFADTLAPAVKAFDEDGWIIVCASYTKTLAPDFRIGWMEGGRFDAALRKLKFASTVAQPAVLAETLGAFLESGGYDHHLRSLKRRYASHVEKVRGLIARHFPPGTHATQPQGGFLIWLELPEGCDSVALFHAAMAEKISLIPGPLSSPGGRYRNALRLSCCYPLDERYLAALTRVGQLACQQAAAPA, from the coding sequence ATGACCAGCAGCGCCTCTACCTTGTATCAGCAGCTCGCCGACGATCTGTCGCTGGCGATCAGTCGCGGCACCCTGCAGCCGGGCGCCCGCCTGCCCTCGGTGCGCCGCACCGCCCACAGCCGCCAGCTCAGCCTCAACACCGTGGTCAGCGCCTACCGGGTGCTGGAAGACCGGGGGCTGATCGAGGCCAGGCCGCAATCGGGCTATTTCGTCCGCGCCCGCCTGCCCTCGCCGGCGCGCCAGACCGGCACCGAAAGCAGCCCGGCCTCGCCCACCAAGAACGCGGTGCTGGATCTGATCGGCACCGTGCTGCAGGCGCAGCAGACCGATGGCTTCATCGACCTGGCCCTGGCCTGTCCGCGCGGCGGCGACTTCTATCCCGGCAACAAGCTGGCGCGGCTGATGGGGCAGATCCTGCGCCGCCAGCCCGGCATGGTCAGCACCTACGCCTTGCCGCCGGGCTCGGAGCGGCTGCGCACCCAGATCGCCCGCCGCGGCATGGACCTGGGGATGGCGCTGCAGCCGGACAACATCATCCTCACCCACGGCTGCATGGAAGCGCTGCAACTGGCGCTGCGCGCCGTCACCCGCCATGGCGACGCGGTGGGGCTGGAATCGCCCACCTATTTCAACCTGCTGCCCTTGCTGGCCAGTTTGGGACTGAAGGCGGTGGAGATTCCCACCGACCCGCAAACCGGCCTGTCGATAGACGCGGTGGAAGTGCTGCTGGAGGAAAAACGCATCCAGGCGCTGGTGGCCATGCCCAATGTCCACAATCCGCTGGGCTGCTGCATGCCGCTGGAAAACAAGAAGCGGCTGGCGCGGCTGGTCAACCGCCACCAAGTGCCCTTGATCGAGGACGCGCTGTACGCCGAGCTGCAATTCGCCGATACGCTGGCGCCGGCGGTGAAGGCATTCGATGAAGACGGCTGGATCATCGTCTGCGCCAGCTACACCAAGACGCTGGCGCCGGATTTCCGCATCGGCTGGATGGAGGGCGGCCGTTTCGACGCCGCGCTGCGCAAGCTGAAGTTCGCCTCCACCGTGGCCCAGCCGGCGGTATTGGCGGAAACGCTGGGCGCGTTTCTGGAATCCGGCGGCTACGATCACCATCTGCGCTCATTGAAGCGCCGTTACGCCTCGCACGTGGAAAAAGTGCGCGGCCTGATCGCCCGCCACTTCCCGCCCGGCACCCATGCCACCCAGCCGCAAGGCGGCTTTCTGATCTGGCTGGAATTGCCGGAAGGCTGCGACAGCGTGGCGCTGTTCCACGCCGCCATGGCCGAGAAGATCAGCCTGATCCCCGGTCCGCTGAGCTCGCCCGGCGGGCGCTACCGCAACGCGCTGCGGCTGTCCTGCTGCTATCCATTGGATGAGCGCTACCTGGCGGCCCTGACCCGCGTCGGCCAACTCGCCTGCCAACAGGCGGCCGCGCCGGCATGA
- a CDS encoding EamA family transporter, translating to MPLIDVIQALAIVVAWGVNFVVIKWGVAGVPPLLLGALRFSLVAFPAVFFIKRPALPWRYLALYGLTVGVGQFGCLFTAIKLGMPAGLASVVLQSQAFFTLLFARVFLDERWQRSQLIGAALALLGLALIGAGKGGGMTALGFGLTIAGASSWAASNVVVRAMGRAGYRVAPLGLVIWSSLIPPIPFLLLSWQLEGGEQILAALRGFNPQSLFAVVYLAVVASMFGYGLWSRLLTRHAAGKVAPFSLLVPVVGLIASHLLLGESLSLAQMAGSGMLMAGLAASVFGGRLVSGWRALVASRA from the coding sequence ATGCCGCTGATTGACGTGATCCAGGCGCTGGCCATCGTGGTGGCCTGGGGCGTCAATTTCGTGGTGATCAAGTGGGGCGTGGCCGGGGTGCCGCCTTTGCTGCTGGGCGCGCTGCGTTTCAGCCTGGTGGCTTTCCCGGCGGTGTTTTTCATCAAGCGGCCGGCCTTGCCCTGGCGCTATCTGGCCTTGTATGGCTTGACGGTGGGCGTGGGCCAGTTCGGCTGCCTGTTCACCGCCATCAAGCTGGGCATGCCGGCGGGTTTGGCCTCGGTGGTGCTGCAGTCGCAAGCGTTCTTCACCCTGTTGTTCGCCCGCGTGTTTCTGGATGAGCGCTGGCAGCGCAGCCAGCTGATAGGCGCGGCCTTGGCCTTGCTGGGACTGGCGCTGATCGGCGCCGGCAAGGGCGGCGGCATGACAGCGCTGGGCTTTGGCCTGACCATCGCCGGCGCGTCCAGCTGGGCGGCGTCCAATGTGGTGGTGCGCGCCATGGGGCGGGCCGGATACCGTGTCGCGCCGCTGGGCTTGGTGATCTGGTCGAGCTTGATTCCGCCTATCCCATTTCTGCTGCTGTCCTGGCAATTGGAAGGCGGCGAGCAGATTCTGGCCGCCTTGCGCGGCTTCAATCCGCAATCGCTGTTCGCGGTGGTCTATCTGGCGGTGGTGGCGTCGATGTTCGGCTATGGCTTGTGGAGCCGCTTGCTGACCCGCCACGCGGCCGGCAAGGTGGCGCCGTTTTCCTTGCTGGTGCCGGTGGTGGGCTTGATCGCCTCCCATTTATTGCTGGGCGAAAGCCTGAGCCTGGCGCAGATGGCCGGCAGCGGCATGCTGATGGCCGGTTTGGCGGCGTCGGTGTTTGGCGGGCGGCTGGTTTCAGGCTGGCGCGCCTTGGTGGCCAGCCGTGCTTGA
- a CDS encoding GlxA family transcriptional regulator translates to MLEVCFVLPPDVLLLDLAGPAEAFRLAAEFGAPLKLRFIGPAAEAGTSLGLALARVEPLPDDLPVGCLVVAPGSTPSAIAYAKPDARRVVSWLAGFKARSDLSWAGVCSGSLLLAEAGLFDDRACTSHHTLISRLRDLAPAARVLENRVFVQDGGRYSSAGITAGIDLALHLIGERFDPAIARSVAREMVVYFRRSPQDPELSPWLAWRNHLHPALHRAQDLICSDPVRDWPLAELADRVHVSARHLTRLFREQAGVSALDYHRALRLALARQWQTAGWGKEKAALAAGFSSARQMSRAEQTHA, encoded by the coding sequence GTGCTTGAGGTGTGTTTTGTCCTGCCGCCGGACGTGTTGTTGCTGGATCTGGCCGGACCGGCGGAGGCGTTCCGTTTGGCCGCGGAGTTCGGCGCGCCGCTTAAGCTGCGATTTATAGGGCCGGCAGCGGAGGCCGGCACTTCTTTGGGACTGGCGCTGGCGCGAGTCGAGCCCTTGCCGGACGATCTGCCCGTCGGCTGTCTGGTGGTGGCGCCGGGATCTACGCCGTCCGCCATCGCCTACGCCAAGCCGGACGCCCGCCGCGTGGTCTCCTGGCTGGCGGGCTTCAAGGCGCGGTCTGATTTGAGCTGGGCTGGCGTATGCTCCGGCAGCTTGCTGTTGGCCGAGGCCGGTTTGTTCGATGACCGCGCTTGCACCAGCCACCATACCTTGATTTCCCGCTTGCGGGACTTGGCGCCTGCCGCCAGAGTGCTGGAAAACCGCGTGTTCGTGCAGGATGGCGGCCGTTACAGCAGCGCCGGCATCACCGCCGGCATCGATCTGGCCCTGCATTTGATAGGCGAGCGTTTCGATCCGGCCATCGCCCGCTCGGTAGCGCGCGAGATGGTGGTGTATTTCCGCCGCTCGCCGCAAGACCCGGAGTTGTCGCCATGGCTGGCCTGGCGCAACCATCTGCACCCGGCCTTGCATCGGGCGCAGGATTTGATCTGCTCCGATCCGGTGCGCGATTGGCCCCTGGCGGAATTGGCCGATAGAGTGCATGTCAGCGCCCGCCATTTGACCCGCTTGTTCCGCGAGCAGGCTGGCGTGTCCGCGCTGGATTACCATCGCGCCTTGCGGCTGGCGCTGGCCAGACAATGGCAAACCGCGGGCTGGGGCAAGGAAAAGGCGGCTTTGGCGGCGGGCTTTTCTTCCGCCCGGCAAATGAGCCGCGCCGAGCAGACGCATGCGTGA
- a CDS encoding LysE family translocator: MPEFALLSYVALMSITPGPNNLMLASSGVNFGFRRTVPHLLGISLGCALQVFIVALLLAQAMGWLASWRLGLAAVGCGYLLWLSWKIARAGQPEGREQARPLGFVGAALFQWLNPKAWVMVLNASILFMPGGNGKLAAALLLALVFALVNLPCISVWAYAGERLRRWLGSPRALLAYNLTMGGLMAATALWLLVDELGAAWHGGV, encoded by the coding sequence ATGCCTGAGTTTGCCTTGCTGTCTTATGTCGCCCTGATGTCGATCACGCCGGGGCCCAACAACCTGATGCTGGCGTCGTCCGGCGTCAATTTCGGCTTCCGCCGCACCGTGCCGCATTTGTTGGGCATCAGCCTGGGCTGCGCCTTGCAGGTGTTCATCGTCGCCTTGCTGCTGGCGCAGGCGATGGGCTGGCTGGCTTCCTGGCGGCTGGGGCTGGCGGCGGTGGGCTGCGGATATTTGCTGTGGCTGTCCTGGAAGATCGCCCGCGCCGGCCAGCCGGAGGGGCGTGAGCAAGCCAGGCCGCTGGGTTTTGTCGGCGCGGCCTTGTTCCAGTGGCTCAATCCCAAGGCGTGGGTAATGGTGTTGAACGCGTCCATCCTGTTCATGCCGGGCGGCAATGGCAAGCTGGCCGCCGCTTTGCTGTTGGCGCTGGTGTTCGCCCTGGTGAATCTGCCTTGCATCAGCGTCTGGGCGTATGCCGGCGAGCGCTTGCGCCGCTGGCTGGGCTCGCCGCGCGCCTTGCTGGCTTACAACCTGACCATGGGCGGCTTGATGGCGGCGACGGCATTGTGGCTGCTTGTCGATGAGCTGGGCGCAGCCTGGCATGGTGGAGTGTGA
- a CDS encoding LPP20 family lipoprotein, with the protein MKTARCLSRFAPVLLAAALSACSMPQQPHSSPSMGSSPARESGMTPSGVGYVGSGSEGASGEEVKVVIKEVNPFQPIIVRVSGTGAAPYTNSLTPSQRKLLAMRAARLDAFRSIAEQVQGMRLVGNSTVSNMIATSDSFRAYVDAYLRGVVIVSTTMKPDGTSEAIAEITLDQEFYKQFRNVFDKSGSVMRAAQETGAVGAQCPEGNCGATKVVPATAAPAAMQAPNRYSNNFYVTQ; encoded by the coding sequence ATGAAAACTGCCCGTTGTCTGTCCCGTTTTGCGCCCGTGTTGCTGGCGGCGGCCTTGTCCGCCTGTTCGATGCCCCAGCAACCGCACTCTTCGCCGTCCATGGGTTCTTCGCCGGCGAGAGAGTCGGGCATGACGCCTAGCGGCGTGGGCTATGTTGGCTCCGGCAGCGAAGGCGCGAGCGGCGAAGAGGTGAAGGTGGTGATCAAGGAGGTCAATCCCTTCCAGCCCATCATCGTGCGGGTCAGCGGCACCGGCGCGGCGCCTTATACCAATAGCCTGACGCCGTCTCAGCGCAAGCTGCTGGCGATGCGGGCGGCGCGGCTGGACGCTTTCCGTTCGATAGCGGAACAGGTGCAGGGCATGCGCCTGGTGGGCAACAGCACGGTGTCGAACATGATCGCCACCAGCGATAGCTTCCGCGCTTATGTCGATGCCTATCTGCGCGGCGTGGTGATCGTATCCACTACGATGAAGCCGGACGGGACCAGCGAGGCGATAGCTGAAATCACGCTGGATCAGGAATTCTACAAGCAGTTCCGCAATGTATTCGACAAGTCCGGCAGCGTGATGCGCGCGGCGCAGGAAACCGGCGCCGTCGGCGCGCAGTGTCCGGAAGGCAATTGCGGCGCCACCAAGGTGGTGCCGGCCACGGCCGCGCCGGCCGCCATGCAGGCGCCTAACCGCTACAGCAACAATTTCTACGTGACCCAATAA
- a CDS encoding flagellar assembly protein T N-terminal domain-containing protein — protein sequence MAEIYSAEGVAPLDNGAVTAREMAIRDALQLISIRQGATLESVQVLQNGRQSESGNLRPVAPVQGTMKVVKEFQQGKLYHVKVEVDTGSEAGAERRDPACAIPPGRSLRRRLVTTYFDVARPAEASDMSDLATALPTELSRRLSRNAQLMVRDANTISVLADSRVAEPAAGWDIASQLGLREDVQFVVAGRVLSSSITDKEPRPSFFESNNTSQQGAFYNGPFAGMFGMGVKYAPTRRQFDFEVWIYDGLTGSLLANERFGGEAKGEVVPKLPKPFASEAFWMTDYGKLINQLLNKAATRVDDVISCIPFSARIVKQEGKRIYINAGLLDGMAVGDKLLLYKRSTGQPVRDLISGRALGMPESLNGDVTLIQVQPNFSIGVAQGATAPVSDGDFVRFSQAR from the coding sequence ATGGCGGAAATCTACTCCGCCGAAGGCGTGGCGCCCTTGGACAACGGCGCGGTGACGGCGCGTGAGATGGCCATCCGCGACGCTTTGCAACTGATCTCCATCCGCCAGGGCGCGACGCTGGAGTCGGTGCAGGTTTTGCAAAACGGCCGCCAGAGCGAGTCCGGCAATCTGCGGCCGGTCGCGCCGGTCCAGGGGACGATGAAGGTGGTCAAGGAGTTTCAGCAAGGGAAGCTCTACCACGTCAAGGTCGAGGTCGATACCGGCAGCGAGGCAGGCGCGGAGCGCCGCGACCCGGCTTGCGCGATTCCGCCTGGCCGCTCGCTGCGGCGCCGGCTGGTCACCACGTATTTCGATGTGGCGCGTCCGGCCGAGGCATCCGACATGTCCGATCTGGCGACGGCGCTGCCGACCGAGCTGTCGCGGCGCTTGTCGCGCAATGCCCAATTGATGGTACGCGACGCCAATACCATTTCCGTGCTGGCCGATAGCAGGGTGGCCGAGCCCGCCGCTGGCTGGGATATCGCCAGCCAGCTGGGTTTGCGCGAGGATGTGCAATTTGTGGTGGCGGGGCGGGTATTGTCCAGTTCGATTACCGACAAGGAGCCGCGCCCATCTTTCTTCGAGTCCAACAATACCAGCCAGCAGGGCGCGTTCTATAACGGCCCCTTCGCCGGCATGTTCGGCATGGGCGTCAAATACGCGCCCACTCGCCGCCAATTCGATTTCGAGGTGTGGATTTACGACGGCCTGACCGGTTCGCTGTTGGCCAATGAACGCTTCGGCGGCGAGGCCAAGGGCGAAGTGGTGCCCAAACTGCCCAAGCCATTCGCCTCTGAGGCCTTCTGGATGACGGACTACGGCAAGTTGATCAATCAATTGCTGAACAAGGCCGCCACGCGAGTGGATGACGTCATTTCCTGCATTCCCTTCTCCGCGCGCATCGTCAAGCAAGAGGGCAAGCGCATCTATATCAATGCCGGCTTGCTGGACGGCATGGCGGTGGGCGACAAGCTGCTGCTGTACAAACGCTCGACGGGCCAGCCGGTGCGCGACCTGATTTCCGGCCGCGCGCTGGGCATGCCGGAAAGCCTGAATGGCGATGTGACGCTGATACAGGTGCAGCCGAACTTCTCCATAGGCGTGGCGCAGGGCGCGACCGCGCCGGTGTCGGACGGCGACTTCGTCCGCTTCTCGCAAGCGCGTTGA